From the Mya arenaria isolate MELC-2E11 chromosome 17, ASM2691426v1 genome, the window GCTAAATGTCAAGTTCACAGTACCTTTAATgcgaaaaagttaacaaagcaTTTCCCAGtcatatctcaacaatgcctggacctatggtcatatACTTGTCATGGaagctgggcctgaccagtagatgaccccttttgattttaggggtcaaaggtcaaggtcacagtgactatgaatgcgaaaatgttgtttgagtgataacttgacaatgtctgcacccatggccctcaaacttgacttggaggtttggcctgattaccccttttgattttaggggtcagatggtcaaaggtcaaggttccagtgaccttgaccccaaaaaacatgcctgtgtgataacttgacaatgcctatacccatggccctcacacttgacatttaggttttgggtAAACAAGTGATGACTCTTACGGATTTTGAGGTCGAAGGTCATGGTCATATctcaaatttatcattaaaatgctGTCATATTTACCTATTCCCTGCTGTAaagaggatacatttttatctgcaaatatcagtcatcatctaaacatgattcaaaactgtacctactatcaTCACACTTTAAATGGtgataatcttaaaactgcctcaaaggcatccaatgtcaatgacaaattagctgtcatttcggtccatgcttatttcatttcaattgtcaaaataatcctgacaatttggcgctcaggggggggggggggggcataatgtttgacaatcATCTCTTGTTCTGTTTTAATTTAGATATAGAAAATAGCTTCTGTTTGAAAATGGTAAGCGGTTAGACGGTTTTTTGTTTCTGGTTTCTGTTTGTATTgcccaaatgttcattcatgctaacaattataaatgacatTCACCAGAGCACGGAGTGCTCAATGTGAGCTTTTGTAATCTTTCTTTGTTCGTCCGTCCAAACgtcaacattttcttaaaaaaacatctcgTTCGTCCGTCCACACGTCaacatttgcttaaaaaaacatctcatctcctctgaaactacttggccaaattcaatgaaactttacaggaagcttccatgattgataaacaacaacaaatattttgtgttcttttcAAAACCTATCCATTCTGCTTTAGACCGTAGTAATAtaccttttattttttcttcattaattATATTGAGTTTTTCTTGATTAAGTTTATCCGATATTTTAACGTTGTTCGATTCCATAAGTTCTTGTTCAGTTTCAGTTATGTTTTTCAgaatttctttttcatgttctatttttgttttctttttattgcttGAATACTTTATAGATTCATTACAGATGCAGCCTTAAATAATTCCCCATAGGATATTCGGATTTGATTTTCTATTAAAGTCTACAATCTCTGTAATTCATTGcttgattattttttgaaaattgttatctGCAAGGATTGAGCTATTcaatttaaaagatttaaaaccAGGTTTTATTTTGCATGCGATAACTTTATTGAAGAGTTCATTTGATGCCAAAAAGTAATCAAGTCTccgaaaaattgtttgtttgctaTTAGAGTGCCAGGTGTACCTctgtttctctttatttttGACAGGCCATAATCACACATATCATATCTTTCTAGTATCATGCTAAGCTGTCTCTTGCAATTTTTATGCATTGTTATGTTACCATTAAGTTTATCTATTTTAGGGTCTAAAACAGTATTGAAATCACCACCTATTAAAAGAGTTTTATCCTTGTAGAGGTCAATATGTTCTTCTAAAGTTTGTATAAATTCTAAATCATCTGAATTCGGaccataaacattaataactattatactcatatcatttgttttgatatttagaaGCTGTTATCGGCCtggtattatttctttatattccTCAACTGTGTAATTGATGTTTTTGATTGCAGAAAAAGGCTGTTGAGGTTTGCTCTCAGAAGGGACAACTGAAGCGTATTGAAGACCTAGGAGCTGCCATGGAAGAGAGACTTATCTTGGACAACAGGTGGGATTAGTTTTAGAAATATGCTTAGTACGTGGATACACAAATTGTCTTATCAGTATGCAGCAGCATGTTTCATCTTCCACTGACATAAGaataaagcataattaaactcaacctgttattattgttttggtgGAGTTTATGATTGTGTTTTGGTACACAAGTAGGTTTAACACCAATTTATATCTGTTAACTGAAATTTTACGACTTCTATATTATCCAGGTACACAGAACACAGTACAGTAGGTCTTGCCCAGCAGTGGGATCAGCTGGACCAACTGGGCATGAGGATGCAGCACAACCTTGACCAGCAGATCCAGGCCAGGAACAGGAGTGGAGTGTCAGAAGACGCACTCCGGGAGTTTAGCATGATGTTCAAGTAAGTTAAGGGTTAGATTAGCTGAGTTAGCCAAGAAAATTGATGATGTATTCTGAAGAATGTTCTAATCGGATGTTTCAAGTTGTTCTTAAGgcttatgaacattttttgggatgaaatacttattttttcTGATAATTTGTGTAACTAAATTGGAAAGTTGTCTTTGGTGTTAATTAACTGCAcctaacatatttatttaacctTGTCAAATGTTTGCATGGACTTAACTTCATCACTATTGAACTGACCGCTTTTACCTGACCTTATCACCATAGACCTGACCTCATTACCATTGACCTGATCATCTGAAGAAATATAATACTTATGTTTATGTGATTTTGCAGGCACTTTGACAAGGACAAGTCTGGCAAGCTGTATCACCAGGAGTTTAAATCTTGCCTCCGAGCTCTTGGTTATGATTTACCTGTTGTGGAAGAAGGACAAGTTGACCCAGAGTTCCAAGCCATCTTGGACATGGTTGATCCAAATAGGTATTTACTagattgtttgtttatgcatttgaGTAAATAATGTGTTGGTATTACTATAGGTGTTCAGaaatacgaaaaataaaaatgacccACTTCTCAATTTCAATCTCATTTAACTTTGTAAATTACTTACTAAGCTGAATGAAGGTggaattgtcaatatttatgaaCCACAGTGTGGTTTATGGTGTGTTTGTATATTATTGGTGCTGATTGTCactaaaaaactaaaatatgttgCCTTTTTCAGGGATGGTCACGTGTCGCTGCAAGAGTACATGGCGTTCATGATCAGTCGAGAGACAGAGAACGTGCAGTCGAGCTCGGAGGTTGAACAAGCTTTCCGGGCTCTAACATCAGGCGATAAACCCTTCATCACATCACAGGAGTTATATGCTGTATGCCaaacttttataaattttaaacattttctttggGGGAGTGGTGCAAATCTTTCTTTAATCCCTAGACCAAACAAAGTTTGCATAGAATTAAGACTACTTGTTGCTTTTGACAATATAAATGTTTAGAAatgtccctttaaagctgcactctcacagcttGACTGTTTTAACAACTGTTTTGGATGGCGATTCGCCTTCTTTGCGTaaaccagtgaaataagacttatgacaaaatatcttaaacatcaatttatataaagttttatgaaaCCTGGGAtcttatttcttatatataccACTGGTTCTCAGACATTTATGAAGAAATGGGTTCATTTGAAGTCAAACACTTAAAAGTATTTCCAAAGGGTGttatgaattattatattttttaagggtgctatcaattatttattatttgataaggGTGTTATAAATGCTATATCATTTCAGAACCTGACAAGAGAACAAGCGGACTACTGCATTGGAAGAATGAAACCGTTTGTGGACAGAACTGGCCGGGTGATACCTGATGCGTATGACTACGCTGATTTTACATCATCCATGTTTGTCAATTAAGCAAAAGAGACTTACATTCAAGACTTATATTGGACTTGTGTATTGTGCTGTGGTACTTTCATATTCTGGTTGTATGCTTACACTATACATTAGTTTGAATTTTTCTTCATTGCTTTGCTTGTTATGTAGAACTTATTCCAGAACTTTTAATAAAAGGAacgtattcaatataaaataacatgaattatttcaataagataaatttgtataataatattattattctgCAATCGGGAGGGagtataaaaataagtttttattgcTATTACAAGTAAATTGTTAATTAGAAGTATATGGATGTTTAAGATTTCAACCAACTCGTACAGGGTATCACTctttcacatttatttatcaacaatATCATCAATAGATTTGGACTAAATGTAGTTCTTAAGAAAAACACCAATTCAGACCTTGACATGCCATCCGTTATAGATGTCAGTTCAAACACCAGATAGGACTTGATTCGGTTACAACACCGTAACATCTTGATGTCTTAACCGTTCAAGTACTTCCGTATTGCCATAGTTACTCTTAATATGTGTAACTAGCATATATCATGTAACCTAATTATAAACAGTTCAATCTTTGCTTTTAAGATTAAATTAATAATGGAAACAAATAGAGACTCCCcagtttttaaattgaattgagaagaagaaaaagtttttttaagaatcGTGTTAAATATTACTTAGTAATAAAGAACATCTTGAACATAAATTTGCTAGTGAAATcataatcatgaaataaaagtagCTACCGATGtttgtttgttacattttttcaCGCCAAATTAATTCAACAGTTTTTAGCTCTTCTGGCTGTAGGCCAGAAGACCTTGAGCGATGGCGTTCGCCGCCCATCAGCCCTAAAGTCCGCgggtcagtaaacaattgcctGTGAACGCGATCAAGTATTCATTTATTGTCTGAAAACTTATACAGACTAGATATCCGTAAGATAAACGAGCCAGATCTGTCCATGCATGACGGGATTATGGCCTTTTAAAATTGGCAAAACTGCTATAATTTACCTTTTGCAGAAGATACATTGTAGTATTAATGTATATCCAATGTTTACCAGACTTATACATGAGCTAGATATACATGAGAGCTTCATTTATAATTCGAAGTTTGCTAAACTTGCGCAGTAGCACAATATCCATAAGAGCTGGATTTTATTTGGAAACCAGCCAGATACGTCTATGaatgactggattatggccctttaaaatttacaaaattatcaTAATTTTCCTCGTGAACACTGTAAAACTTAATTTGTTATCCGATGAAAGgacggttcctttcgaaaaccagccagactCGTCCATTCATGCCAGGATTATGGACCTAGGAATACTAGtagtaaaaatgcaaaaaatgagCTTATAAACACGATAAACTCTTCATTTATTATCCGATGTTGACCAAACTTGTACAGTAActagatatccataagagctcgctTCCTTTCGAGAACACAATTGCACCTTAGGTTATTATCCAATGTTTACCAAACTTTTACATTGATATCTATGAGATGTCGGTTCCTTTCTTTAATCAGCCATATCTGTCCGTATCTAGAGAACTCCGGTCAGGAATCATAAACCTTTGTGCGTAGGTTGAAATATGTTGATCATgtctagtagatgacccctattgatattGAGGTCAAGTAGCCTTTTACACAAAATAGTTGATTCATCtgttattaacatattttgagtgataGCTAGTTGATAACACTCCAGAGACCGGGATAAGATTCCGGGATGCGCGAGGCGGACTTTTTATGTTTCACAAAATGATTTtagtatttgtatatttaacttCATTTGCTTACAAATGTCTTACGATCTTGATACATAAAGTGACCAAATTAGGCAAGCCAGTAGAGCAcaggccctcatgggcctcttgtgtAAATTATTTCTTAACTGAAGTCTGTTATATAtagagaataattgtttgtttcagtgtaagatcgtagtATATTTCCTGGTTTGCATGGACACTTCCGACTCGCTAGTGCGTGCTTATTcggtatgcaagaataataACGGCAAATTCCAAATTTCCCTGTACGGTGCTGTAATCAATTCCGTTACGTATTTCGTgtgattttgactaaaattatGCGTTCAAACGTTCAGTTTTGGCTCGTCAAGGAGATCACACTATTGCAGAGCGAAGCTGACTGTTGACTGACCTGGCTAtatagggggggggggtagtttTTCTGCACTGACTTAAATAGGAATATTCATTAGCACAAGTAAGTATTTTAATCATCACTGCCTCAACGTTTAATTTCATTGGAAAAAGTGGCGTCCGGACGCTCACATCATTGTTGCTGCAAACTCAAGACTCgattaaacaacaatttatgGAGCACACTTCATTCTTTATCATACACACATAGCATACATGCATACtcttacatatacatatgtacGTAATTATGATACATGATTGTATACTAAATAACATTGTTATACAACATTATACATATCTTTATTATCATACAAAAGTATAAAGATGCACATTATCATACACTATTATACAAATGCACATTATCATACAAATGCACATTATGTGCATTATCATACAACAGTAtgcaaataaacattatcaaacaacagtatacatatatacattatcaTAAACAGTATACAGATGTACATTATCATACAACAGTATACAGATGTACATTATCATACAACAGTATAcatatgtttattatcatacatCATTATAGATAAGTATATTATCGTTCAAATTATACAGATGTGTATTATCATTTATCACAATTTTAGAGCAGTATACAGAAGTATACTATCATTCAAAACTTTACAGAGGAACATATTCATTCCAAATAAACAGAGTACgttatcattcaaaataatatagaagaatacaatcatttaaaaataatacaaaagtatacaatcatacatcattcaaaatatacagATGTACATATTCATTATCAAAGTTTCATCCAAAAAATTTGAGAACCATTTTATGGCgcatattatatgtattatcgatatataacatatatgtattcgtttacatatatacttttatacaGACGTGTagttaattatgtttataaaatgagCTGCTATCGAATACCAGCGCTCGTCTGTATATCTCATTTTACCAAGAAGGAAAACTTATAAACTAATGTACCCATGGGCGGttccaggattcgacgttagagggggcgtaacttaggggcgtaaccatTTGACATGCGCctctccctcagaaccgaattTTATTTGGTCTGAAGTGTtggtagggggggggggtactcccccaagaaaattttaacaatctcTAGTCCGAAGTGGTGCATTTCGGGCGTATTTCATTACTATTTTTCTccagtattgaaataaaaagtaccCCCCGATCCCCGAGTGGTCCCCAGATTgagcatgtatatatatgtgaattTATATGAAGAACTAGTAAAAGTAGCTGATACTTAAATGGCTTCTGGGCAATTGTCTAAAAAACATAAGACCACGGTTATTTCGTCGTCCCTACCAAAGCTGTGACGATACTCCGACTTTTTTTACAGTCGAGCggaacaatatatatgcaaaaagagAGCAGAATTTGAAGGATCTcatttaaatttgcaaaaaaatattattacacGAATAAAGCACTATATTGTAGAAACACACAAACGTTTGGCCCATACCTTGGTATGCAGATGCATAAGTCTTAAAGGAACAACACCGGTGTTCATAATACAAAGATATCAAATACAACATTCGTTTTGAGTTCAAAGACAGACACATACATTgctattaacatttttatataagttgTATGGTTTATTCACATGGTGCTCCTTTCCCACGTCATTGCActcgaatgttttttttttaaagttaaatgattttttacaaGTAAAAGTTTATTTGCATATGATGTAAAGGACAACAATCATTATAACTTGAtttattctttgtattttttttaaatagaaacacTTTTTGCAACGTCTAAGTCTCATATTACCTTATATTTTACGCCGTAGTGTGTTGTGCATTTCGAACACTTGAATTACATTGCTGTCCAGTGATGACACGTACAGACACTGTGTTTTATCACAGACCGCCACACATATTGGATGCCTTATACCGTCCGTAATCCCCAGCAGCGGCGTGACGGTGCCTGTCTCAATGGACACCAGAAAAACATTGTCGAAACCA encodes:
- the LOC128223244 gene encoding spectrin alpha chain, non-erythrocytic 1-like, with the protein product MMEGSGTLEDQLEATKKKAVEVCSQKGQLKRIEDLGAAMEERLILDNRYTEHSTVGLAQQWDQLDQLGMRMQHNLDQQIQARNRSGVSEDALREFSMMFKHFDKDKSGKLYHQEFKSCLRALGYDLPVVEEGQVDPEFQAILDMVDPNRDGHVSLQEYMAFMISRETENVQSSSEVEQAFRALTSGDKPFITSQELYANLTREQADYCIGRMKPFVDRTGRVIPDAYDYADFTSSMFVN